Part of the Henckelia pumila isolate YLH828 chromosome 2, ASM3356847v2, whole genome shotgun sequence genome is shown below.
TGTGCGATACATGATTATTTCATCGTGTTTACGATACAATTGATGTGGTTGTGGCATAGTCAGAACAAAAACAATTGAGCTCATAATCTTAGAAATGTTTGATCACCACACAATGTTATTTCAGGTACACCGTTAATTTGGTGGTGTTCTTTATCGACAAAAAATTGTGAGGTTAGCATTTGTTGTTCACTCAAGGCTTGTGTCTACTTGAGTATATTACATCTTTTTTCCCCATCGTTACAACTCCTAATATGAGTTTTGCTCGTGCAGAACTTCCAGATCGATCTGGAGCTGCAACCCATTGAGCAAGGATAGCAAGACCAAAGATGGGGTTAATCACAAAGTTCTTAATGGGCAGGCCGAAGATTCTACTACCGACcggataaaataaaattggctTCTTCCCAACCATTGTTTTACCTCTCTGTAATTTGCACATATTCTTCGATCATACAACTTATGTTTGATTAGACTTTGTAATTAGCATGTTTCATAAAATtccatattaaaaatttatgaaattgaGTAACTACGTGGAATTTGATATTTGAAGGTTGAAAACGAGTCTCTCTATGATTGAATTACACAAGTGCAAGAAAAAGTTGAAGAAAGCTGTTGGAGAAGATGAATGTCCGATCATTCCAACAACCATTAGATACGTTCGAGTTATTAAATGAACTCTTTATACGTGTCCAAATGCGTATTCAAAATgttgtaaatattattttcgaatgttgaaaaattgtatattaaattttatttttgaattttgtacTTTAAATTacttaaaatgtgaaaaattgtatattaaattttaattttttttgttttttatttgaaaaaggaCAGCATTTTTTACCTGTTGTCGTATGTGTTTAAAAATGTTGTAGAAGGTCTCCTAGTTAAAAgtcacgctcaaagacaacagttaaaaactgttgtctttgagagaaaagacaacattttttaaatgttgtaaaaatgttgtcttttctcttaaagacaacattttttaactgttgtctttgagcgtgctTTTTAACAACAAGGTCttttacaacagttttaaaTCCCTTACGACAACTGgtaaaaaatgttgtctttgagAGTTATTCTTGTAGTGATTGATGTTCTTTTATATTTTGGTGGTCACGTTGTTGTTGAGAATGGATCGGTTGAATATAGTATCCCGTATATTAGACCGATTCGAGTATTGCAATCAATTTCTTTGTTCGAGTTGGTTGAATGTGTGCATAAAATGTCGGTCATTGATCCGATGAATTTTAGTCTGAAGCTGTCTACAAAATACTCATTCCTGGATAAATCAATATGACATGAAATTCTAGTCGACCTTGCTGATGTTGACGCTCTGGAGTTTGTAATGCAATGCCCCAATATAAAtgtattgcatttgtatgttGAAGCAAATCAAATTCATCAAAATGAAGAATCATATATTCCACATGTTACAGAAGGATTGAGCAATATGGAGTGAATCGTGAGGGTGGTTCGTGGGATCAACATATCATTGGTCCTTTTGAACATGTTCCTCCATGCTGGACAAATACGGGTCTGAGTTGGGATCAAAACGTCGgtgcaacaaatttgtattCAAACAACCAGAATTTTGCTCAACACGATGATGTTCCTAGAATTGATGATGAAGATGTTCCTAGAAGTGCTAGTGATACTGAACCAGAGATGTCATATGGGGAGTCTGGAGAAGATGACAACGACGCTGATGATTTGAATGATGATGAACGTGTGAACACACATGCAAATATCCATGAAGGAACGTCATCTCGTCCACCACCTCGTCAAACATTACAGAGGCAAGTCGTACCATTTATCTCCACTGATTCTGAGATGCCctcatttttcaataaatactTTGGAGAAGAGACTCCGGATTCCATCGGTGTACCTGTCGGGGCACGAGCAAGTTATTACAATCCGAAAAGAGGAGAACTTGGTGTAAACATGTTATTTAAAGATAAGAATGATCTCATTGCTTCTGTGAAAGATTATTCAGTCAGAATTTCCAGGCGTGAATATCGTGTAGTCGATAGCACACGCATTCTGTGGAAGGTACAGTGTAGAAATGATTCTTCTACCGCTCGATGTCGTTGGGGTCTTCGAGCTTCTTTCAAAGAGAAAACCGGTTACTCGAAAATAACTAGATATGGCGGTCCTCACACGTGTATATTTACCAACGTGGGCATAGACCATCATAACCTGAATAGCGATATGGTCGCACAGACGTTGTTGGGTATTGTACGTTGTGATCCTTtgtacaaaattaaatatatcatgGAGAGCATGAAGGATAAATACGGATACCAAATCTTGTATACGAAGGCGTGGCGAAGTCTGAAACGTGCAGTGGAAATTGTTTATGGGACTTAGGAGAGTTCTGTGCAACTGCTTCCGAAATATATGCGTGCTCTGTGCAAATATAATCTCGGAACAGTTGTCGAGTGGAAGCATCTTAGATCAAACAACGAATCAATAAAAACATTGAACTATGTTTTTTGGGCATTCAGGCCTTCTATAGATGGATTTTGCCACTGTCGGAAAATCATTAGCATTGACGGCACACATTTGTATACAAAATATAAGCACAAAATACTGATCGCAGTCACTCTGGATGCGAACAATCAGGTGTTGCCATTGGCATTTGCAATCGTGGATGAAGAGACGTCGGATTCCTGGAAATGGTTCTTGGAAAATGTTGGTCAGTATGTTGTTTGTGGTGAAAGTGGAATATGCCTAATTTCTGATAGgcataagggtattgttcgagCAGCTGAGGATCTCCACTATTTTAAACCTCCGCATGGTGTGCATCGTTTTTGTTTGAGACATGTGTGCTCAAATTTTAATGCGAGATTCAAAGATGTGCATTTGAAAGATTTATGTTGGGAGGCGGGCAAACAACATCAAGTCTGTAAGTTCAACGCAACAATGGAGGCCATcaggaataaaaatattttagcacACAGGTACTTTGCTGGAATCTCAAAGGAAAAATGGAGTATGGCTCATGACGGAGGTTGGTGTCGTGGGGTGATGACGACAAACATGTCTGAATGCTTGAACAGTGTGTTGAAGGGAGCTCGTAGACTCCCTATATCTGCGATAGTGCACTTGACTCTTTTAATATGTGTACAATACTTCATTGAACGTGTGGCAAAGGGTCAACGCATGGTTCAGGAAAATCAGCTGTGGTCGGACTATGCAAGTCGCAAATATGAAGAATGGGCAAGAAAATCTAGCGAACATcgtgttgtcaaatatgatgtACGTACTCAAACTGCTTCAGTTGCGACCGGGGGCAGACCAAGTCGTGGCCAACATATACAAGTGGTGAGGTTATCAACTAGTGATTGTTCATGTGGTAAATGGACAATTTTTGGAATCCCATGTTCTCACGTTATTTGCACCGCGAAATACCATTCTTTAGATCCGACAAACCTAGTTCAGTCATGGTACAACATATCGAACTACCTCGCGGCGTATGAAGGTAGATTTGAACCTCTTTCCGATGAACGATATTGGGATCCACCTACCTTTGAGCTGCATCACAACCCGGTTAGACGTGAAAGAAGAAGAGCTGGCAGGGATACAACAACTCGAGTGAGGAATGAGATGGTCAGACCAATGGTCAGGGAGAGACAACGACGGGGACAATAATTGGTAaacattatatttaatttatcgcTTACATTATTATGATATGtgtattttggaattttgaaattaattttcatatattttttttttccaggaACATCAGATATGAAGACTGTTGTATCGTGtgatattaatattataataatttttttcgttcgtgttttcataataaatgtgtacattgttttgtttgtacatTTTTCATGTAtgagtttaaataaaataatatatgtatgcattttattgtatttgtatattttttttaaatatacaatatattataaaaatgctatataatttcaaataataaatattaaatttattactaaTAAAGTATATGTTATTAAACGATATAAATCTTAAAGTGTAAATAAAtgagtttaaataaaataatagatgcattttattgtatttttatatttgttttttttaaatatacaatatattataaaaatgctatataatttcaaataataaatattaaatttattactaataaattatatgttattGAACGATATAAATCTTAAAGTGTAGATAAAtgagtttaaataaaataatagatgcattttattgtatttgtatatttgttttttgtaaatatacaatatattataaaaatgctatataatttcaaatattaaatattaaatttattactaaTAAATTACTCCCTCCGTCCCAATTATAATGTCCATGTTTCCTTTTTATTTGTccaaaatatatagtcatataccataattagtaatatttttttacactcaTTTCTTAAcatacccctattaactacaccttgaaaattgtgcaatcattttttaatacattaaatagggataaaataggaagtttatataaaatttgatttcccaataaatttttcttaatctgtgtgaaaatcCAAAGAAGACATTATATATGGGACGGAGGGAGTATGTGTTATTAAATGATATAAATCTTAAAGTGTAGATAAAtgagtttaaataaaataatagatgcattttattgtatttgtatatttgttttttgtaaatatacaatatattataaaaatgctatataatttcaaatattaaatattaaatttattactaataaattatatgttattaaacGATATAAATCTTAAAGTGTAGATAAAtgagtttaaataaaataatagatgcattttattgtatttgtatatttgttttttttgtaaatatacaatatattaaaaaaatgctatataatttcaaatattaaatattaaatttattactaataaattatatgttattaaacGATATAAATCTTAAAGTGTAGATAAATCACATTAACAAATATATCACGATAGGTGGTTACAATTACAATTACGTAAATGACCCTCTGTTCCACAACCACGTGGCCTACGTCTACGCGAACCTCTACGCGATACAAAACCTTGAGGATTATTTTGGACCACATCGTCATTGTCCTCACTGATCTGATTTTGTTCATTTGAATAACCTGTAAAAATAACTGGTGAAACAACATTTCTTTGAGGTGCCGACGTGTTAGAAAAACCAGGTGGCTGATCGCTGATCAATTCGGTAATACTTTGGATATGGCTCTGAAATGGTGTCCGATAATCCTTGTCATCATATGAACCAGATGGCCCCGTGTTTTCAAAAACACCAGATGGCCCTGCATTTTCAAAACCACCAGAAGGCCCTGCATCGTCTTGCCAACCAGATGACCTTGGAACATATCCTAAAGGTGAACTTGGAATATCATGTGGTCCAGGAGCAAAAAAATTCTGGGGATATGGTCGAAAACCAATCCTGCTGACCGTGGGAGAAATAGTGCGAACAGTTATGCGCTCATACCATCGAAAGTAGTCATCATCTGTCTGCCTAGATCTTCCATGCAATTGACCTTGGACAACATAATGTAACCTTCTGTTCCAAACATTAATTGCATTTTCATGATATTCCCTCCAGTCTGTGTTGCGATGACCTGATCTGTTGATGTTGTGGAGGTCATCGTTGTCAACTACAGGTCTTGGAATAGGTTGACGCATTTCAAATTGCCTTAACACTCGATTCAGACGATGCATCTCCACAATTTCAAAGCAAATCAAAGGACAAACGCATCGCCAAATATTATTGTCGTATGAATCCATAATTATTCTGACATCTGGATCGTTTCTGTCAAATACTATCCAGTTAaactacaaaataaaaattaaaaaaattacttaaaattttctaTAAACAAGTTCATTGTTGCACTGTTCATATATTTTCATAGTATACCTCATCATGATTCATACGATCAAATGAGTCTCTTATAATTCGAAGAGAGTGTGTCGGTGCATGAGTATAACTGAAACCATTGTTCCACCtacaataaaaatatgattaaataTCGAGTAAATTAATCAGAGTTCATATTATGACAATAATGTTTTTACCGAGCACCGTATGGAGAAAATGGCATAATATCTTCAGCAGGATTCGGGGCCACAAAATGAGATAAGCCAGCTCGATCAGGATTAACACATTTAATCCTGCTCCATGCCCATACCTGTTATgagtataaaatataattaaataaatattaatttaatctcATTTAATCATTATAAATTATACCTGCAAAATATATAGAGGTCCGGctattttaaattttcctaTACGTGTTGCATTGCACAACTCACGATATAGGAACGCTAAAACTGCACCTCCCAACTGTAAGATTTTATTCGATCCATGTTCCGGAGCAGTTGTAAAAAAATCAATCTAGCCGATCCTCCTTGATAATCTGGTAGCATTATTCTTCCGATAATCATCAATGCTACACACCGACTATATTTCACAACATCAACCTCGGAACTATTATCATCAATGTATGTGGAGGTGCAGTGTTCGTATAAAGAGGTCATTGACAAGTGACCGCCTTTGAAATGCGTCGCTAATGGCGTACATCCCAATAAATTTAAACATATGTGTTGCCATTCTCCCACTTTATGCGACACATCTATACCAGATATAACCTCACCATGAATTGGTAAACCCCAAATAACTGAAATATCCTGCAACGTGATAGTCGCCTCACCACATctaaaataaaatgtgtgtgttTCACGTCGCCATCGTTCAACCAGAGCAGTGATCAAATGATTATCATAAACACGAAATCCACACTGCAAAACACCGAAAAATCCCATATGATGTAAAAATGCTTTAACACGGCTATGTAACCCATTCTCCGTATATAATTTCCAAATCAAGTTGTCCGATCGTTTGGCCCGATTAATTTCATCAATATTTCCCAAAGAAACTACTGATGATATATGTGATGCCTGCAAATACAACACGCTTGAATCTTGTACTGTTGCtattctgaaaaaaaaataatgacaatCGCTAATCAATAAGTTAGATAATTATAACAATCAATTATacttataataaatatactaaaaataatacataTCATGATCGAATAATAATCTTCATGCTATttggaaataaaataaaatattaaatatgaattacattaattattttatttgtttcaaataaaaataaaaacaataaaaataaaattaataataataataacaaaagattactaaaaattatttcaatcaTCTTTGTAAtactatattttatataaaataaatacgtTAATAACAATCACAAATTTGTCCTTAAACTAACTTtccttatattttaaatattataaatattttatatcacattttaatatgaacacaaaatataaaatattgggATATcaatttgagattaaaaataatgttgtatgaatattatttttttataatatttaataaaaatatgaagtcATTATCAACGTTATATTtataagataattttttttattttaactctATGAATTTtatgtaaataaataataaataaaaattattatattatattatatatatatatatatatatctattgttatttattttaaagaaatattattttaaaaatatttcaactataATTTTGATCgatgatatattatttcaaattttcaatttattAGCAATATATCATTATAACatattatgattaattaaatatatatatatatatatatatatatatatatttatatatgtaaaactataatgaaaaataattagaGATTAAATAACATATTTCAAACGTTAGAATTAGCTAAAAGTAACATATCTTGTTTCAAATAatcgtaaataaataaaataatatattaattaagatTAAAAAACCAATAATTAGTTATGTTAAACATAGTAACATACTATTACTATCTatcttgaatttttatttacgTAATATCACAAATTTAATGATAATTATAAATGTTTAATATTTTAAGTAACTTAATTTAGGAATTAATACTATTGACGAACTTACTAAAAACAAGGGCAATCAAATAAATAGTACAATTATAGAGCGTGAAGGATTaaccaaaatattatataatataaaaatataatatattaacatAACCAACAAACTATAGTCAACATTTAACTTACAAAACATGAATAataatagtattatttaaaatattcacaaaacttaatatttgttataataatattaatacgtACCTCTATGTTATTTTACGTTTAATATCAAATTTAcctgcaaaaacaatatgaacaAAAATTCATATGAATAATAACACAATTTTTTAGAGAAATTATTttgcatgaaaaatatataaagaaTTAAAACGATAACATTACGAACATACCTAATTCAAAAAACAACGCAGAGAAGATTTCAAAAAGTTTCGGTGttgctcaaaaaaaaaaaaaaaagcttcgGTGCTTcttctataaaataaaaaaaaaaataatttaaggaaAGGGAAGGAAAGCTTCGGCTCTTCTCCAGCAAAATAAAAATGAGATGCTTTCGGTGCATAATAATGAGAGCAACTCACAGCATGCCTATTTATTATCGCAATCGCAATAATTTTGCATCACGGGCGTTTAATTTCGCTCGTGATGCAAAACAACAAAGCGGACGCTGCCAAGGCAGCATCCGCTTTTTGCAGGAGCCGACGCTGCCAAGGCAGTGTCCGCTTTTTGCAGAAGCGGGAGCTGCTTTGGCAGCGTCCGTTTATGCAGCAAGCGGACCCTGCATTAAAATACAGGGTCCGCTGTTGGCAGGAGCGTTTTGCAGTATTACTGCAAAACCCCCTGCCAGGCATTATTTgtgcaaaatatatatttttttaaattatatataaaaaaacccCTCAACATACCCAAACTGATTTTCTCTGCAACCGACTCCAATCTCAACTGACTCCATCTTCGCAATACCAAGACTGATCCAGTCAATGCTAGATCGATTGCTTCCTTTCTTCTATTTGAGTCTTTCCTCAGCTGCTTTCATTTGTTCAATTTGGTATTCAGTCTGGTGATTAGTTTAGCTTGTCACTTTAGTTTGGGCAATACACCAGTTCCCACTAAGAGTCTCTATACCTCAGTTTAGTTTTGGTCTCCTCAGATGAGACCAACCAGCTTTGCAGACATATCAGTTTAACACATTTAGATTGCATCATATTTTCTTCCAAAATCTCAATCTACACGTATTACGTCTATATTATAtagtcatattttttttatacatatattaagaaaaaatattagaaaattaaattatatatatacaaaattttcattttatttgtatttagtatatttaaaaaatgatgaaacaattttcaaaatatagTTAACAAGGCTATATTAGTAAAAGAGTATAAAACATATTATTAAACACTATTGTGTCTTATAATAATTCTTCTATTCCGATCATAtaagaaacattttttttttctttgtcctAGATATATAAACTACACAtatttcaataataattttCATATTCTTTAATTTTACTAATATGTGTCTATTAACtacatttcaaaaatcatgCTACCATTTTTGAATACATTACATATGGATAAAATGTAAAGTTTGTATATAATTTactttttcaataatttttcttaatttgtatgaaaaaaaataaaattatacaaaCGAGACGAAGAGAATATAAGTTTactgataaaaaaattattttttatgtaatatatatatatataaaagtaacTCAGTAATAatggaaaaaattattttttatgtaatatatatatatatatatatatatatatatatatatatatatatatatatatttacacatATGGCTTCTTGAGATTATACTCAACAAATAATATAGAAAATCATTTTaagtatatttaaaaaattatgataCTTTTCATGAAATTTTGCACACACACATGAGATAACACTTGCCTACTATATATTCAATACACCGACACTAAatcattgattttttaaaactaaatttACGCGTTATAaatttacttttttaaaaaaacatctcTGTAATATGGATCAATGGTATGGATATTATTTAGCGGTGTGTAATTCTAATTATTCGATCCTATGGGTTAATCAATAAATACATGGAGATGAAGCATTTTAGGACATATTTTTATATCTAAAGTTGGAAGGATTATACTTAGATGAAGATGTAAAATTACCGTgacatttatataaaatttgaaaaactcAATATAAATTTGTCCGAGCACTTgagtgaaaaaaataaaaaaagaagacATGAATTCACTACAAAAAAATTTCGGCATTTGTCACGGTTTATATTAAACCATGG
Proteins encoded:
- the LOC140878209 gene encoding uncharacterized protein produces the protein MRALCKYNLGTVVEWKHLRSNNESIKTLNYVFWAFRPSIDGFCHCRKIISIDGTHLYTKYKHKILIAVTLDANNQVLPLAFAIVDEETSDSWKWFLENVGQYVVCGESGICLISDRHKGIVRAAEDLHYFKPPHGVHRFCLRHVCSNFNARFKDVHLKDLCWEAGKQHQVCKFNATMEAIRNKNILAHRYFAGISKEKWSMAHDGGWCRGVMTTNMSECLNSVLKGARRLPISAIVHLTLLICVQYFIERVAKGQRMVQENQLWSDYASRKYEEWARKSSEHRVVKYDVRTQTASVATGGRPSRGQHIQVVRLSTSDCSCGKWTIFGIPCSHVICTAKYHSLDPTNLVQSWYNISNYLAAYEGRFEPLSDERYWDPPTFELHHNPVRRERRRAGRDTTTRVRNEMVRPMVRERQRRGQ